In the Flavobacterium pallidum genome, one interval contains:
- a CDS encoding regulatory protein RecX, protein MYTNPILTEAIKKLERFCAYQERCHQEVLEKLYSFRFTEEEKDHVVVHLLEHDFLNEERFARSFARGKHRIKGWGTNRIVMELKLRGITKFNIDTALSEITEAEYHETFERLSEKQWQLISEKNQLKKRKKFCDFLLRKGFESDLIYARAKELEQNSF, encoded by the coding sequence ATGTACACCAATCCGATTTTAACCGAAGCCATTAAGAAACTCGAACGCTTTTGCGCCTACCAGGAGCGTTGCCATCAGGAGGTGCTGGAAAAATTGTACTCCTTTCGGTTTACTGAGGAAGAAAAAGACCATGTTGTCGTGCATCTTCTGGAGCATGATTTTCTCAATGAAGAGCGTTTCGCAAGGAGTTTTGCGCGGGGCAAGCACAGGATTAAGGGTTGGGGAACAAACCGCATTGTCATGGAGCTCAAATTGCGCGGCATTACGAAATTCAATATTGATACCGCATTAAGCGAAATAACCGAAGCAGAATACCATGAAACATTTGAAAGACTTTCCGAGAAACAATGGCAGCTTATTTCTGAAAAAAACCAGTTAAAGAAGCGGAAAAAGTTCTGTGACTTTTTACTCAGGAAAGGGTTTGAAAGCGACCTGATTTATGCCAGAGCGAAGGAATTGGAGCAAAATTCCTTTTAA